In one Patescibacteria group bacterium genomic region, the following are encoded:
- a CDS encoding YtxH domain-containing protein, producing the protein MTIRPTQNPTKNNSSDSGGFVLGAMLGGIVGALFGLAYAPQKGEKTREQIKNAVEPALDNLAPMIKKAQETARPIIAEVKKDLEKTSSETKKKVAASVNTIADEVPPSRNLLKPLKKRFFKTKKGK; encoded by the coding sequence ATGACAATACGCCCAACTCAAAATCCGACAAAAAATAATTCCTCTGATTCGGGAGGCTTTGTACTAGGAGCAATGCTCGGAGGCATCGTGGGAGCTTTGTTTGGACTGGCATACGCCCCGCAAAAAGGAGAAAAAACCCGAGAACAGATAAAGAATGCTGTAGAGCCAGCCTTAGATAATTTGGCCCCCATGATAAAAAAAGCTCAAGAAACCGCAAGACCAATCATTGCCGAGGTAAAAAAGGATTTAGAAAAAACCTCATCTGAAACTAAAAAAAAGGTTGCGGCTTCGGTAAATACTATTGCTGACGAAGTACCGCCATCCCGTAATCTTTTAAAGCCACTTAAAAAGAGATTTTTTAAAACCAAAAAAGGGAAATGA